The Hippocampus zosterae strain Florida chromosome 2, ASM2543408v3, whole genome shotgun sequence genome contains the following window.
tcaatgtttttttgcaaaacttcAGTGTGACCAGGGAGTTATTCCCTACATCTGCGATCATCATGATTACCCCGCCTTCTGACATAGTTGGTGCCAGAGACTGAAGGGCCATTTTAAACACCTGAGCATTAAGAGCTGAGAGACCAATTTCGGTGGTGGTATAAGAAAGAACTGGTGCTAACCTGGGCACTGACCCGGAACTAGCAGTAGTACAAGCATGGTGGAAAAGGGCTAATCGATCAGCCACTGCAGGCCCAaacacaggaaaaacaaaacacacacagactgttaacaatacattatttgtttattgtagctcgttaatttttcttttgataTATTTCCTATATTACAGGTACAATGTGCAATGCAGtataaaaacaagacatttcTATTCAAAGGATACTTAACATTTCAATGAGTGACCACAGAGAAGTGCTCTATATACTTTACCAGGCTACTCCTGCAGAAATCTTAAAGGGTCATGGGGGACTGTGGAGGTTTTTATGAAGGCGACCACCGGAATGAATCCTTTAAGTtaattacaaaagcacattctcGTGTATTAGCACCTGCCCCACTGTTGCTGCTTGGAGAGAGTTGACGCCTACAGTAAGtcattttcctggttctttgcgTTTCAGAGGAAGTTGTCACTGTGAGTGCAGTTActctttttcctccccaaaGACAACGCTTGGGAATTATACCTACGCAATGACAAGCATTTCCTTCCGAGTGAACCGAAAGGTCTCCATTCCAACACAAATCTGATGACCTTTGTAAAAACCTCACGCAAGTGTCGTGCGCTAGAAACTTTGCAGGGATTGTTTTGCAATTCAAACCTACTAAGAAACCCCAATCACGCATCATGACTGGAGACTCgttccaaaccccccccccccccatttttttcttcagtgctaACATTTATTAACATAAAGAACAGAGAAAATACTTTCAGGATTAAAAAAGTGTAAACTTCCACAAAATATAAAACAGATACATTCGAATCATAAATTATAAACATATAGTCATGCATTTGTTCACAGGGCTGCAAACCATTTATTCTTAGATTTTATCtcataaataattattttcacgTGGCATGTCGATattatttacattattatttatttgtattttaatgcaTGGAGTGTATGGGAATGCTCCCCGAGTGGGGGTTAGTGAACTAAATGACTCGTAGTGGTGACCTATTTCGCCTACAAAGAGTAAACTCTGAATTTCCCAAACTGACAAAAGAATGTCAGGTTATGAAAAATGTGTGTCATGTGGGGCCGGTTTCCCAGCCAGTGTACGTGGGAGCCCTCGTAACTTTGCTAAAGACGTGATCCCTCATGACATGCTGCACCAGCTCGACCGGTGCACTGTGACGGTTCGGTGTACGGTGATTCGAGGTATTTAAGTCCAGGTGACTATGGGGGTCCTGTGTGAGACGACTGCGGTGCCCCTTGATTGTTTTGAGGCGGCGGCATCCACGCTCCAGCACTGGGGGGTCGGCTTGGCTCTCCGCTGCCCGACTGGTCCAGCTCGGCGCTGTCGCAGTCCGAATCGTCACAACGGACTCGACCCTGAGGACAGAGGGGAAGACGTCCCTAACACTTCTCAGGAAGTAGACACGCTGATCCCCGGAACTGCCGTACCTCATTTGGATTCTGCTCGCTTTCCAGCTTTGCTTTGGCCTGACCCAGCATCCCGTCTCTCTCTGACAGGCCATCGGAGGCCTGCGCGGTATCCGTGTTGTCTGCTGGGATCTCTGAGCCCTGAGAGAGGAGATCGTCACTGCGGTAGTCCAACCTGTCATCCGTGTTAGTGCTGACTACGTCGGGGGTGCCGCTGTTTGAGTGGTCTGTCGTGTGGCCCTCCTCGCCGTCCGAAACGGACAGGTTCTCTGAGCTGAAGGTTGACACCGACTGACACTTGGTGATACTCGTCGGACGTCTGCGGAATGCAACACAGTTTGggatcaaaatgatcatttgagCTCCAAGCACATTGAAAACTTATCAGGGAAGATGACTCGCTCATTTCACAGAAACTAAAGCGTGCAAGTTGCTCACCGTCTCCGCGGTAACTCAACTTCACTGTCaacttccccctcctcctcttctgatGACACTCCGCGCCTCTGTGGTGATCATCAGTTATGCATTGTTAAAAGATAAGAGCGTATCCCGATTAATTCTCGGAACACGTTGTGTCCTCTGACCTGTTTTCGTGTAATGGCTGCCCTGTACAGAATGGCAGAAGGTGTGAGGTGCTGACCGCCACTTCCCCCCGAAGCCCCCCGGGACAACCTCACAGCACCTGCTCCATCCTCCTTATCCTCCCCGCCATCATGGGGGAGGCGCGGAGATCCAAGCGATCCACGCCCTGCTGCTGCCCCCCTCCCACAAGGCGAGTCGGGGCTGCTGGAGAAGGGAAATGATGCTGCATCCTCGCTAGGGGTGTCGCTGCGTGGCGGAGTTTCTGTAAGATCATCCAGACCGGCAACCCCCACCTCTGATTCACCTAATCCTGCAGAGGCGCTGAGGCTGCCTCCTCTTTCCAGCCTGCCGACAGgtggatccttttttttcccctggccgCCCACTTCGAGCGTGGTGCAGATCAGGTCAGGGCTGGAAGAGGACATCTGACTTTGCTGCTGCTCGTGGTGGAGGCCCCGCAAGGCTGCTGAGGGCTCCAGGAGCTGCTTTGAGGAATCAGTGGCCAGGCTGTTGACCTGGGCCACTGTCTCTCGATTGGGAGATGACTGATGGGCTTTCAGTCCTGACAGATCTCCACTGCTGCCTTTTCCAGGTTTGCGGTGGCGTGTTTTGACCCTCCGAGACCGACTGGGAGAAGTGGAGCTTCTGCTGGGGCAGGTTGGGATAGTGACTTGCATTACAGAGGAATCAAGTTTGGGAATGATTACCTCAGACTTAAGGATGTCTGACCTGAAAAACGGGGAATGgcaaacaacaaatgaaatcgATAATCTTCACAGCCTGAGACCCAGTGTTTGGTTTAACAAGTGAAATCGCACCGCTTTCCTGAGGGCAGTTTCTGTGGGACATTTCTCTTCTTGATGAGCTTGTCCACACTGTTGGAAGAGCTACTCTGCCTGGAGCTGTGGTGCTTAAAAAACCCCGGATACTTCTTATCCAAGGACTGCTCCCTCCTGCAGATAAACAAGTGGCTTTGTAAAAACTGTCATCGTGAGCCAAAGACAGACTCTTTGAATGAATTTAGTCGAACCTCTgcaactctttttctttgagcTCCAGCTGTAGCATGACAGCACTGAGTTCCATGTAAAGGTTGTTTGCCctctccagtttcctctcatAGTGTTCGCGAATGTCTAACGCATGTctgacaaaagagaaaaaaggcgGCTGATGTCATCGTGCATGCGCATGAGAGAATCCCAATCCTCGGCGCCTGGCATGCACTCAAGGAActtcatccacccccggggatGGACAAAGAAGTGACATAAGGAAAAGGTACAGACTCATAGAAAAGTGGCCTGTTTCGTGTGTGCCACCGGTAAGGGCAGAACCATTAACAGGAAATGCTGTgtgcgcatttaaaaaaaacaaaaaaaaacaaacctgagCTCTTCTCTGCGTCGGTTGATCAGCTCCTCATCGAGTCGGTGCAGACAAGTACCCTCAGATTTAATCTTTTCAAAGTGCTGTTTCACCTCCTCTCGCCATTCCGCCTGATGAGAGCACATTTTTGCTAAGCATCTGCGTCTAGTTAGAGTTGACTTGAGAGGTGGTTCTCTTTTGTTGGCAAACAACAGATCAGATGACTCAGCAAGACATGTGGGCGATTGGCTGCGTacatctatatactgtatgtgtatatgtacGCACACTACACTGGATGTACATTATATAGAAGCACTCCGATGTTCTTCAGCGGGCCAATATGAACCCCGACCTCATACGACACTTTTGGGATAAATTAGATTACACAGACACCGTCCAAAATCCAGGTCTCCCAGAAGATTAGAAGTAGTCCCAAAGACGGGGAGTGGAAGCCACTCCATATtttgtaataatttgacagggTGGAGTAATGGCCATGTGTCCCGGTCGATTACTTGTCCATGTGGCGCATAATTCATATGCACCAATGCAGTATGCTCTGTACTCTATGTCAGGGAGTAAGACCAGCAGCAATACCTGGGACTTGAAGTATGTCTCCTGAGGAGTGGACAGAACGTCAGCTGATGCTATGTCCAAATGGAGAAGGATCTGACGGAAGGAAGGCCGATTCCTGGGTTTGCAGTTCCTGCAGAAGCCAAGGTTGAACACAACTATGCAGTGTGTATACATACGCTGCATTTTAACATTAGTCCCCCAGATTTGGCCAATGTTGCATGCATGGCTCATAACCATTGTTTCAGCTCTTCTTGTCTCTGTTTACTTTTGCCCCTAATCCTCTCCTCGCCCTTTACGCAGCCTCACTTCCGATATCCAATAATTTCTCACCAGCATTGTCTGAGGAGGATCTTGAAGCCATCAGGGCAGCTCTCAGGTATGGGCAGTTGCAGGCTGTTGTTTCCGACACCCCAGATGATGGCGGATGAATCCACGTCTTTGTAAGGGATCTCTCCGGTGAGCATCTCCCACAGCACCACTCCAAATGACCTTAAAGTCAGGTTAAAGCTTGAATACTGGTTTATACAGTCTTACGGAGgtcaaaaagagagagaaattcATAGCGAACGTGATATCAAAAATCACTGCTagctcattcaatcccagccattttcactggagcaaccccctcagtcccagcgttttactggattttgactcattttgcaaggcccacagaatatttggttctaatactatataaacatggagcctaccaaaataaagtttggacccTCTTCCTTCAGCtggaaaacatattttgtttcttttatctttttccattcttcagcaatcggcattacaaaatggctaagtttcatggaaatggcgattcctgggcaaaaaaaaaacggagaaaaagagctttttgtaaaagcatgcatttcaagcacgtgaggaaCCACTGCCCCAtcactggtcgcttttttacatgatttacaatgtaaACGGGTTATTCTTATTCACAGAtcgcatcagaccctcctcctctctatgacgcggaaaaaaagactttggcgtacaagtacgtccttggtaggcggggcctaattttaaaaagatgtacaagtacgtcttgtggaatgaaagagctAATAGTAACACAGGCCAGATATTTATGtctacacatatatatactttCTTACACCTACCAGATGTCCACCTTTTCTGACACTGGCTCATTCCGGATGACCTCAGGAGCCATCCAGGCTACAGTGCCTGCAAAGGACATCTTTGTGCTCTTGTCACTGAGCTCCTTTGAGGTTCCGAAGTCAGAGATCTTTACAAGGTCATCGTGTGTGATCAGCATGCTGAAAAAAAGTAGCATCTATCCATCACATCCAGTTCTTGATAATACACGCCAGAATCATTCATGTCTTTTGCCCCAAATTCCAAGCATGACACAGTCCGCCATGTGAAAGTGTCAAATATTAGCTCGTAAAAATAGATTGCTAGGTGGGTGATGGTACGTTATGAGTATAAGCAttcaaaaaattattatttttaaatacatctcAACACTTTCTTTCGAGTGAGTTGGACATCCCATTGTAGCACAATGCTGTTGCTTTGGGGTGTGGCAAAAGGATGAAGGTCTTTCCAAAAGGCACCCTTAAAGTGATATGTGATGAATTGGCGACTTACTTGGGGGATTTGAGGTCTCGGTGTATGATCTTATGAAGGTGTAGGTAGTTCATGCCTCCTGCAATGCCCATGGACCAGTCAAccaggagggagggggtgattTTTCGACCTGCCCTCAGCACCTCATATAGTTGGCCTTGGGCACAGTATTCCATCAAGATACAATAGCAAGGAGCCTGGGTGCACACGCCCCTAGATGGCAACACAGCGATTAGAGAAAAGACAATGTGAATGGCAGACTGACGTGGATAAAGTATTTGAATGAAGGATAGAGGAGCTTCCCTACTTGAAAGTAATAATGTTGGGGTGCTTGAGTTTGCGAAGGTGTTTGATTTCAGTCTCCTTGATGTCTCGCACTTTCTTCACAGCCACATCGTCTCCGTGGAACTTGCCGAGGAAGACAGCACCTTGCGCCCCACTGCCCACCCACTGTAGGTCTGAGATTTCCTCAAAAGGAATCTCCCAGCACTCTGTACAAAAGACCAGCGAGTAGAAACAACCTAAGCTTGATAAATGGCGGAATCACCAAGTATCTTTTAAATATCAGCAATATGTGTACAACAGCTGCCTGACTAGACCCACAATatgacattttcacatttaGCCAATCGGTAGAGGAAACAGTCAGATTCTACTTCACCATTGAATAGGCATCGTGCAACATAGAGGCTGACCAGCCAGAGAAACGAGAGTGACTAATTAGTCGACGGAGTAACAGACTGTTCTGACAGACGGATGAGATTGTGATATTCTGgttattgttgttcttgttaAAAGAAAATTGAAGCGAAAGCATCTGTTATCCACACCATAAATAACAGAGTACTTGGCCACTAAAGAGGAACGCTCATACACAAAGCAGAGAGAGAAGCAAATCTATTCTTCATGAGGTCCACTGAAGTGTGAAGCTCTCTGGAGGACAGCTTTAGCAGAGACGGATGCACACAACGCTTCCCACAGTTAGCTGCTCAAACTCACTTTGTCCGATTAGTATAAACAGTGAACACTGCCATTGTGCTGTTAGACacaattaaaatactgtattggaTAATCACCGACTTCTCACATCATCCTCTCTCATGTTAGCGCTGCGAAGAAGGTGAGACAGCACGATATTGTGATCTCCACAACAGTTTGTAAATTTCTTATCTTCATTTGCTCTTCGCCTTTTTCTACAGTGAGAGTGGCAACGATGATGTGAAGCCTACTAACGAAACACGGTAATTGTTTATgggaataaagaaaaaaagggctgCTGTGAGTAAACGCTTGGAGTCAATGTGTTTAAGAAACAAAGACCAGCTCTGATACGCTGGGATGCTGATCGATACGGCCCTGAGTTTCAGCAGTTATATCAGATCAATCTTTAAAACAGCCTTTTATCAACTGAATAACACATCCAAACTGAAGGGTTGCATGCTCCGAGCAGACCAAGAGAAGCTGAACCATGCTTTTATTTCCAGTAGATTTGATTATTGCAGCGGTCTTCCGACTGAACTTCCTAAAAAGAGCGTCAagcagctgcagctcattcaaaATGCTGCAGCTCGTGTTCTGACCAAAAACAAGGAGATTAGAAGATATTACTTCCGTCCCGTCCTAAAGGCTTTCTGCTGGCTCCCAGTTAGCCAGTCAGTAGAGTAGATTTGAAGATTCTGCTTGTGGTCTGGAAATCTCTGAATGGTTTGGGTCCTGAATACATTAAGGAAATTGAATATGAACCCAGTATAAGTCTCTAAGGTCTGCAGACTTGTGTCAATTAGTAGAGCCCATGAGTTTAAAGTGAAGATGGTGACACTGCATTGCTCTGTTATGCTGCAGCCAAATGGAATAGGCTGCCGACAGGAGTGAAGTCGGCCCCAAACATAAATGCTTCCATATCGAGGTTAAAAGCGATGCTTTGGGTTCACATTCCTGTGATGACATTAATTTCACTCTGGTCTGATTTTGTAATTTCATAAATCTACTTTGTATTTCTATCCTTTGCTAGAAAACGTCTTTAAATCTTGTTTGTAAATATGTCTTGATGTTATCAATGTCCATTCGTAAATTTAATGTGATACTCATGCTGTCTTTTCTCCTCCTTGGAATATTTTCAGCTTTTATTCTTTACGAGTGCTTTCAGGAGTTGTGCCTTCGGTTGTGCAAAGCACATTGAATTGCCTTGTACATAAAATGTGCGATATAGGTACATTTGCCTTGccttacacatttttttgacaGATGGAACTGATGATAAGGACACCTGAAGTAGACAATTTCACATACCTTCATGGCTATGCTTGTGTTCAGTGGAATAGGCCTTTCCGATCATGGTCCACACAGGCTTTAGGCATCCAAATAGACCCTCCAAGAAACCGCCACTACCCGATTGGAGCCGGATATTCTCCGAATGGCTCCGGACGGCGCCCGCCTCCGGACTGTGGCCTGCCTCGGCACCACTCCCACAGTGGCAGACGTCATGTTCGTGTAGTTTTAGCACACTGTTATCAAAGTGGCCTGAAGGTCCATCGCTGGGAGTGGGACTGCTGCCTCCTGGTGCCCCCGGCCCACCAGTGTCAATGGACAACACGTTTCGGAGGACACACTGAGTGGGGGTCAGGTCCGTTTCCGGGGTGCAGGCGGGGGTGTCACCATCAAGTCTTCGGTAGGGGGGTTCGGATACCGGGGTACTGAAGCCTGACAGGGAGGGGGAAGGGGCACGGGGCTCATGGATACAGGTCCCACTCATCAGGGGTTTCCCCAACCCACCAGGTTATGGTGGATGGAGGGACAGCTAAGAATAAGACCTAAAGGAAAAGATAATAAAAGGCCCTGTTATTACAGAGAAACAAGCATAGCTCTCATTCAAGCGATAGGAAACTGGACTAGGCAGCCTTGTATGGTGGTAACATGGCAGTTCACGTCTGCCTCATAGTTGAGAGGTCGCCTCTCCTTGTGAGTGCTTTGCATGTCCTCCTCGTGCTGGCATGGGTTTTCTACAACTACTCTCTCCCACGTTCCAACAATTTCCATAAATTGCCCTTGTTGTGTGGGTATatttgtgctctgcgattgaccAGTGCCTAAAGTCAGCTAGGACAGACTCCATCTCACCATGACCAAAAAGAAGACGATTAAGCaatgtattgaaaatggatgggtgaaaAAAGCAACACAGGGGCAAACTGCCAGTCCTGAGTCTAATTACGCATTTTTGAAAACTAAGCCATGTCTGAATCCTGCTCAAAATAGTCATTCTGCTATCTGAATGGAAGCCTGTGCAGCCTACCCAGTGGAGCCTTCAACCGGAGTGGAAATGGCCTTTATGAATGAGTCGACGAAAGCATGGCGGTGATGCTGCTCTGTTATCCGGACTTGACGGAGATGACGACACACAACCGCGCACCCCCCCAGCCCTCAATATGACTCCTTCCATGCATCAAGTCTGAAGTATGTACAtgcttggaaaatgatgaattgcaTAATCGTTCCCGCGAGGCAGTTTGTGTGCAGGAAGAGAAAGAAGGGGGTGGGTCATTTCATACAGTGGAACCCAGAGCGTCTCCGTGACTCGGACTGCACCATCGCATGAGAAGAACCACGGCGGAAAACGGAGCGTGCAGAAATTAGGCGATAAACAATCAGTCGGCCTATGAAAtttgcacgcgcgcacgcacgcggcCACACATGCCTGCATGCAAGCATGCAGGAAGCTCAATCTTAAAATAACCGAGGATGCGATGTTGACACTCAGCAGCCAATGTGCAGCGTGCATTGCAAGCCCGATACCTACTACGCTGCGTGCCAAGTCCAAGTGCCGCAGCGTCGGTACATTTACTCAATGTTGGCACAGGCGCAAATGATACAGAACGTGTTTTTCCTCGTCGCACACATACGGTCTTCGAGCAACTACCGTCGATGGTTCGTTTATCTTTCAAACAGCATCCGTTTGCTAGTGTAGTGCGAGTGGCGTTGCACTGAGCGTCGGGAGCAAAAGCACGCGCCGTGATTCCAGACCTGGCGTTTCGTTTTCATGTAATCGGTTAGTATGACATTCCCATACCTTTCTATCCGCTTGTTGTCGCGTTGTCAAGTGAAAGGATGGGCTCGGCTTTCTCTTATCCGTGCGATGAACAACCAGtcgtccctccctccccccaccaaCTCTGCCGTCCGTTTCTTCTATTTCCCGTCCTGTAATTCAGCAGTTTTACGTCGCTGGGACGGATCCCAGCGGGCAAATGTGTTTCGTTAGCTGGGGAACCATACAACGTGCAGGCGCGCtgggttggggggcggggggggggggggggggggggagctgtcTCACTCCCGGTGCTGAATTGACGTCACGTAACTGACGGGATGCGCCGCGAGGGGGCgctacccccccaccaccacccgaaAAACATGTAACTAGTCTTCCGCTTTGACTGCATTGTggattactgtactgtactttggTTTACGTCATGGCAGAAGATTGCACGAAAGAAGAAGTAGGCTACAGTATACGTATACTCGAGGCAATGCAAGGGCACGGCAGTTTTAtgtatatgccacatttcatacacatttAATTCTATAGTAAAAGTACAAGTGAAAgaacattgatttaaaaaaaactgcgaaGGTGCTGATTCACCTCCTGTACCTAAGAGTAGCCTGACTCTGATTCATTCTCATAGCCGACATgctatccatccgttttccgatcagcttttatcctcacaagggttgcaagggatgctggagcctatcccagccgtttacgggcagtaggcgggggacaccttgaatcggttgccagccaatcgcagggcacacaggcacgaacaaccatccacacccacactcacaccttgggacaatttagagtgttcagtccatgcatgtttttggaacgtgggaggaaaccggagtacccagagaaaatccacgttC
Protein-coding sequences here:
- the map3k12 gene encoding mitogen-activated protein kinase kinase kinase 12 yields the protein MSGTCIHEPRAPSPSLSGFSTPVSEPPYRRLDGDTPACTPETDLTPTQCVLRNVLSIDTGGPGAPGGSSPTPSDGPSGHFDNSVLKLHEHDVCHCGSGAEAGHSPEAGAVRSHSENIRLQSGSGGFLEGLFGCLKPVWTMIGKAYSTEHKHSHEECWEIPFEEISDLQWVGSGAQGAVFLGKFHGDDVAVKKVRDIKETEIKHLRKLKHPNIITFKGVCTQAPCYCILMEYCAQGQLYEVLRAGRKITPSLLVDWSMGIAGGMNYLHLHKIIHRDLKSPNMLITHDDLVKISDFGTSKELSDKSTKMSFAGTVAWMAPEVIRNEPVSEKVDIWSFGVVLWEMLTGEIPYKDVDSSAIIWGVGNNSLQLPIPESCPDGFKILLRQCWNCKPRNRPSFRQILLHLDIASADVLSTPQETYFKSQAEWREEVKQHFEKIKSEGTCLHRLDEELINRRREELRHALDIREHYERKLERANNLYMELSAVMLQLELKEKELQRREQSLDKKYPGFFKHHSSRQSSSSNSVDKLIKKRNVPQKLPSGKRSDILKSEVIIPKLDSSVMQVTIPTCPSRSSTSPSRSRRVKTRHRKPGKGSSGDLSGLKAHQSSPNRETVAQVNSLATDSSKQLLEPSAALRGLHHEQQQSQMSSSSPDLICTTLEVGGQGKKKDPPVGRLERGGSLSASAGLGESEVGVAGLDDLTETPPRSDTPSEDAASFPFSSSPDSPCGRGAAAGRGSLGSPRLPHDGGEDKEDGAGAVRLSRGASGGSGGQHLTPSAILYRAAITRKQRRGVSSEEEEGEVDSEVELPRRRRPTSITKCQSVSTFSSENLSVSDGEEGHTTDHSNSGTPDVVSTNTDDRLDYRSDDLLSQGSEIPADNTDTAQASDGLSERDGMLGQAKAKLESEQNPNEGRVRCDDSDCDSAELDQSGSGEPSRPPSAGAWMPPPQNNQGAPQSSHTGPP